TCAGGGATGAGTGCGGGGTGATGGGCATCGCGGGGCACCCCGAGGCCGCGAACCTGACCTATCTCGGCCTCTACGCGCTGCAGCACCGCGGGCAGGAGTCTGCCGGCATCGTGACTCGCGACGGCGGCGAGAGTCACATCCACAAGGGCATGGGCCTGGTCGCCGACATCTTCTCGTCGGACGTGCTCGCGACGCTGCCCGGCCGCATCGCGATCGGCCACGTGCGCTACTCGACCGCGGGCGCGAGCAACCTGCGCAACGCGCAGCCGTTCCTCGCCACTACCGGCAACACGCAGATCGCGATCGCGCACAACGGCAACCTGACCAACGCCGCGGCGATCCGCGCCGAGCTCGAGGGCCACGGCTCGATCTTCCAGAGCACCATGGACTCGGAGGTGTTCGTGCACCTGTTCGCGCGGGCGCGCGGCACGCTCGAGGAGCGGCTGGGCGACATGTGCTCGCGCGTGCGCGGCGCGTGGTCGGCGGTGTTCCTGATCGACGACGTGCTGGTGGCGGCGCGCGACCCGCACGGCTTCCGCCCGCTCTCGCTCGGCCGGCTCGGCCAGTCCTGGGTGATCGCGAGTGAGACCTGCGCGTTCGACCTGATCGGCGCGGTCTACGAGCGCGACGTCGAGCCCGGCGAGATCATCACCATCCGGCGCGGGCGCCTGCGCTCCGTGCAGCCGCTGCCGCGCGCGCCCGAGAAGCTGTGCGTGTTCGAGCACATCTACTTCGCGCGCCCCGACTCGCTGGTGTTCGGCTCCAGCGTCTACCACACGCGCAAGCAGCTCGGCCGCGCGCTCGCGCACGAGTCACCGGTCGAGGCCGACATGGTCGTGCCCGTGCTCGACTCGGGCTCGATCGCGGCGCTGGGCTACGCCGAAGCCTCGGGCATCCCGTACGAGAACGCGCTGATCCGCAACCACTACGTGCGGCGCACGTTCATCGAGCCCGAGCAGTCGATCCGCATGTTCGGCGTGCGCGTGAAGCACAACCCGATCCGCGAGCTGGTCGCGGGCAAGCGCCTGGTCGTGGTCGAGGACTCGATCGTGCGCGGCACCACGTTGAACAAGCTGGTGACCCTGTTCCGCGGCGCGGGCGCTCGCGAGGTACACATTCGGGTGTCGGCGCCGCCCACCACCGGGCCCTGCTACTACGGCATCGACACGCCGACCCGGGCCGAGCTGATCGCGGCCAACAACACGGTCGAGGAGATCCGGCGCATGATCGGCGCCGACAGTCTCGCCTACCTGCCGCTCGAGTCACTGCGCCGGATCGAGGCCTCGATGAAGCACGGCTTCTGCGACGCCTGCTTCTCGGGCGAGTACATCATCCCGGTCGACGAGGTCGGCACCGCCGAGCCGCAGCTGCCGCTG
This DNA window, taken from Myxococcota bacterium, encodes the following:
- the purF gene encoding amidophosphoribosyltransferase, which gives rise to MGIAGHPEAANLTYLGLYALQHRGQESAGIVTRDGGESHIHKGMGLVADIFSSDVLATLPGRIAIGHVRYSTAGASNLRNAQPFLATTGNTQIAIAHNGNLTNAAAIRAELEGHGSIFQSTMDSEVFVHLFARARGTLEERLGDMCSRVRGAWSAVFLIDDVLVAARDPHGFRPLSLGRLGQSWVIASETCAFDLIGAVYERDVEPGEIITIRRGRLRSVQPLPRAPEKLCVFEHIYFARPDSLVFGSSVYHTRKQLGRALAHESPVEADMVVPVLDSGSIAALGYAEASGIPYENALIRNHYVRRTFIEPEQSIRMFGVRVKHNPIRELVAGKRLVVVEDSIVRGTTLNKLVTLFRGAGAREVHIRVSAPPTTGPCYYGIDTPTRAELIAANNTVEEIRRMIGADSLAYLPLESLRRIEASMKHGFCDACFSGEYIIPVDEVGTAEPQLPLFDPRAEPAEDSEP